ATAACCGACCGCCATGATGCCGATACCCACTATACCGATGAATACCGCAATCAGGCGGGGCTTCAGGACTTTGCGCAGGATGATGAACTCCGGCAGGGAAAGGGCGATTACCGACATCATGAAGGCCAGCACGGTC
This window of the Deltaproteobacteria bacterium genome carries:
- a CDS encoding permease, producing the protein TVLAFMMSVIALSLPEFIILRKVLKPRLIAVFIGIVGIGIMAVGYLFNALSLQ